In one window of Candidatus Binatia bacterium DNA:
- a CDS encoding alkaline phosphatase family protein, producing MIRRRVLVIGLDGAPASLLLGGTQELFPNLHRLARAGQFGVLRSCDPPITVPAWACMLSGRDPGELGLYGFRHRYGHGYADQELVHSGLLPLGMLWDWVGERGGRVILLGVPPAYPPPRLDGVVVSCLLTPGGTRPRCEPSETESLLSTIAPDYRCDIADFRSTPDAVLLEQAVCALRARFRVARELARREPWDLFVLTDIGSDRVQHGLWGASGDNGHPGAEVHAYYQQVDAEIGVWTSELPDDVCIWIVSDHGAQRCRGGVFLNEWLRRRGWLRLVSDTIGARSLTPKMVDWHRTRAWAEGGYVGRIYLNVRGRQAHGTVDHADVDRVCEDLRAALCADLAEREDGRVPILASRPQEIYRDCRGFPPDLLVYVDGLRWRVFGGVGVHPLWSEQNDFGRDRANHHHDGVFIAWDPHASSYGFRGVLPLVSLRGLWERQLLGEPAEFLG from the coding sequence ATGATTCGGCGGAGGGTCTTGGTCATTGGTCTCGATGGGGCTCCTGCGAGTTTGCTGCTTGGTGGTACACAGGAACTATTTCCTAATCTCCACCGCTTGGCCCGTGCTGGGCAGTTCGGCGTGTTACGCAGTTGCGATCCGCCAATCACCGTGCCCGCTTGGGCGTGCATGCTGAGCGGTCGGGATCCTGGAGAGCTGGGCCTTTATGGATTTCGCCACCGATACGGTCACGGGTACGCGGACCAAGAATTGGTCCACTCAGGTTTGCTACCTCTCGGTATGCTCTGGGACTGGGTGGGAGAACGAGGTGGGCGTGTTATCCTCCTCGGCGTTCCACCCGCCTACCCCCCCCCGCGCTTGGACGGAGTGGTGGTGAGCTGTCTGCTGACTCCGGGAGGAACCCGGCCGCGCTGCGAGCCCAGTGAAACGGAATCCTTGCTCTCCACGATTGCCCCTGACTACCGATGCGACATTGCCGACTTCCGTTCCACCCCGGATGCGGTGCTCCTGGAGCAGGCCGTGTGTGCTCTCCGCGCCCGCTTCCGCGTTGCCCGCGAGCTGGCGAGGCGGGAACCTTGGGATCTCTTCGTCCTGACGGACATTGGTTCGGATCGTGTGCAGCACGGGCTCTGGGGCGCATCAGGGGACAACGGCCATCCTGGCGCGGAGGTGCATGCGTATTACCAGCAGGTCGACGCGGAAATCGGGGTATGGACGAGCGAGCTTCCTGACGACGTGTGCATTTGGATTGTCTCGGATCACGGGGCTCAGAGGTGCCGCGGGGGTGTGTTTCTGAATGAATGGCTGCGCCGTCGGGGGTGGCTCCGGCTGGTCAGCGATACTATTGGCGCCAGGTCGCTGACCCCGAAGATGGTTGACTGGCATCGCACGCGAGCCTGGGCTGAGGGTGGGTACGTCGGCCGCATTTATCTGAATGTCCGAGGTCGCCAAGCGCATGGAACCGTAGATCACGCTGACGTTGATCGCGTTTGTGAAGATTTGCGCGCAGCGCTGTGCGCAGATCTCGCCGAGCGTGAGGACGGCCGAGTGCCAATTCTGGCTAGCCGGCCTCAAGAGATTTACCGCGACTGCCGCGGATTCCCCCCTGACTTGCTCGTATACGTAGACGGGCTGCGTTGGCGCGTTTTCGGCGGTGTCGGTGTGCATCCCCTGTGGAGCGAGCAGAACGACTTTGGCCGTGACCGTGCGAACCATCATCACGACGGTGTATTCATCGCGTGGGACCCACATGCTTCGAGCTACGGATTTCGAGGAGTGCTGCCTCTGGTCTCGCTGCGTGGCTTGTGGGAACGGCAGTTACTAGGAGAGCCGGCGGAGTTCTTGGGATGA
- a CDS encoding class I SAM-dependent methyltransferase has translation MEQAFYEEYAQIEAVHWWFEGRRAIFHALLSRLPLQREALLVDLGCGTGANLAFLSRYGRVIGLDWGAAAARYSRQRTSLPVLRGDVQALPLRSGSVDLVTAFDLIEHIDDDKSCVAEMARVVRPGGYVLVTVPAFPWMWGRQDVINHHKRRYRAKELVHLFDVTGLEIRRLTYLNTFLFPVVAAVRIARRIVPERNGELVSDFSMTKPGRLNDFLAKLFSLEAPLIARMNLPVGVSLLCLAQRPVK, from the coding sequence ATGGAGCAAGCGTTTTACGAGGAATACGCCCAAATCGAGGCGGTGCATTGGTGGTTCGAAGGCCGCCGGGCGATCTTTCATGCACTGTTAAGTCGTTTGCCGCTGCAACGGGAAGCGTTGCTTGTCGACCTGGGGTGTGGCACCGGGGCAAACTTGGCCTTTTTGTCGAGGTATGGGCGAGTCATTGGATTGGACTGGGGTGCAGCAGCCGCACGGTATTCACGGCAGCGAACTTCGCTTCCCGTTTTGCGTGGGGATGTGCAAGCACTGCCCTTGCGTAGCGGCTCAGTCGACTTAGTGACTGCGTTCGACCTCATCGAGCACATCGACGACGACAAAAGTTGCGTGGCAGAAATGGCCCGGGTCGTTCGTCCCGGCGGCTACGTGCTCGTGACTGTTCCGGCATTCCCCTGGATGTGGGGCAGGCAGGACGTGATCAACCACCACAAGCGGCGTTATCGTGCGAAGGAGCTCGTGCACTTGTTTGACGTGACAGGTTTAGAAATTCGTCGGCTCACATACCTGAATACATTCTTATTCCCGGTGGTTGCTGCGGTGCGGATCGCTCGTCGCATCGTTCCGGAGAGGAATGGTGAGTTGGTCTCTGATTTTTCGATGACGAAGCCGGGCCGGCTCAATGACTTTTTGGCCAAGCTATTCTCGCTCGAAGCGCCCTTGATTGCGCGCATGAACTTACCCGTTGGGGTTTCGCTGTTGTGCTTGGCCCAGCGGCCGGTAAAGTAA
- a CDS encoding glycosyltransferase family 2 protein, translating into MSGSPGATPTLSLVVPVLNEEETIPVFYRRAVAALEQTGVPFEIVFVDDGSQDNTFETARALSQRDPRVKIIRFSRNFGHQTAVTAGLHYAAGAAVAVIDGDLQDPPEFVPRLFEKWKEGYEVVYAVRRSRKENVFKRAAYRLFYRLLRRLSYIDIPLDSGDFAIMDRRVVDQLNAMPERNRFVRGIRAWVGFRQIGLEYDRDARFAGESKYSLSKLFRLAYDGLISYSYVPLRLATQFGFVISAVAFGLILYLLVLRIVYGERLVTGWTSTVVVILFLGGIQLLSLGILGEYVGRIFDEVKRRPLYVVRETVGFERSPHVVEVDAPVRKASHT; encoded by the coding sequence ATGAGCGGAAGCCCAGGCGCCACACCAACGCTGTCCCTGGTTGTCCCCGTGTTGAACGAGGAGGAAACGATTCCCGTATTTTACCGAAGGGCAGTTGCGGCTTTGGAGCAGACAGGGGTGCCATTCGAAATCGTGTTCGTGGACGACGGGAGCCAGGATAACACTTTCGAGACGGCGCGTGCGCTTTCCCAAAGGGACCCGCGGGTGAAGATCATCCGGTTTTCGCGCAACTTTGGTCACCAAACTGCCGTAACTGCTGGGCTCCATTACGCCGCCGGTGCAGCGGTTGCGGTGATTGATGGTGACCTCCAAGACCCTCCCGAATTTGTTCCGCGCCTCTTCGAGAAATGGAAAGAAGGATACGAGGTTGTTTACGCGGTTCGTCGCAGTCGCAAGGAGAATGTGTTCAAGCGCGCGGCCTATCGCTTGTTTTACCGCCTGCTGCGGCGGCTGTCTTACATTGATATCCCGCTCGACTCGGGGGATTTTGCAATCATGGATCGGCGCGTGGTCGATCAACTCAACGCCATGCCGGAACGAAACCGATTTGTTCGCGGGATCCGCGCCTGGGTGGGGTTTCGGCAAATTGGTCTCGAGTACGATCGCGATGCGCGGTTCGCAGGCGAATCCAAGTACTCGCTGAGCAAACTTTTCCGCCTCGCCTATGACGGACTCATCTCGTACTCTTACGTGCCTTTGCGGCTTGCCACTCAATTCGGCTTTGTGATTAGCGCTGTGGCGTTTGGCTTGATCCTTTATCTTTTAGTATTGCGCATTGTCTACGGTGAGCGGCTCGTAACCGGTTGGACTTCCACGGTTGTCGTCATCCTGTTTTTGGGGGGAATCCAGCTCCTCTCGCTGGGGATCTTGGGGGAATACGTTGGACGGATTTTCGATGAGGTAAAGCGTCGGCCGCTTTACGTGGTGCGGGAGACGGTCGGATTCGAACGTAGTCCACATGTGGTCGAGGTCGACGCACCGGTTCGTAAGGCGTCGCACACGTAG
- a CDS encoding phospholipid carrier-dependent glycosyltransferase, protein METLWSWLRRQPRHVRIALVVIVVASLLLNTIGIGWGLPNDNRSWSADALQPLTPLSVGRHVLFGDSWNSGWFYFKYPVGHPMLLLAAQSPLLVAKWLTGELGRPQAQYPFGFRNPEKSLAELAIVMRIVSAFMGTLLVFLAFCAAAILLGSGTAGLWASVTVAGLYPVVFYSHTSNVDIPLLCWLALGFVAVLWSARNNSLTASAVGGISAAMALLTKEQGIGFLLALPLVWILVGTAQHGSGSVSLRHALRHGITALVAFVVTTSIVANVLWNPSGYFNRWRFLMGTLPAEVRDRYAPYQFLTQVPQEFSWAREAAKAGKTVAVVGHTLGPVVSLLGLVGCLLWACMAGRSFLAVGITAVTYYLVSLRALELVQVRYALPAAYLASLTIGGTGVLLERLNVRPVISGAMLFVWGAMALAPGVETVRLLLRDPRYAAERWFAEQWPAHGVRAEIYQPLTYLPRFPQGWEVRTIPLEDRTKERFAERAPDLIVLSSGGRAGLTGTYRRDWRPGEAFFRESPASIEFFRALRSGTLGYELSATFATPTWLQTRIPSLNPTISVYTRRSTP, encoded by the coding sequence GTGGAAACCCTCTGGTCTTGGTTGCGCAGACAACCCCGTCACGTCCGTATTGCACTTGTGGTCATTGTTGTTGCGAGCTTGCTGCTGAATACAATCGGCATCGGTTGGGGCTTGCCAAATGACAATCGCTCGTGGTCGGCGGACGCCTTGCAACCACTTACTCCTCTCTCCGTGGGGCGTCACGTGCTCTTTGGTGACTCTTGGAACTCTGGGTGGTTTTACTTCAAGTATCCGGTGGGCCATCCGATGCTGTTGCTCGCGGCTCAAAGCCCGCTGCTCGTGGCCAAGTGGCTGACCGGAGAGCTCGGCCGCCCGCAGGCACAATACCCCTTCGGGTTTAGAAACCCCGAGAAAAGCTTAGCCGAACTGGCGATCGTGATGCGGATTGTTAGCGCGTTCATGGGCACACTGCTCGTGTTCCTGGCTTTTTGCGCCGCGGCGATATTGTTGGGGAGTGGGACGGCGGGACTTTGGGCATCCGTAACCGTGGCTGGTTTGTACCCGGTCGTGTTCTACAGTCACACGTCGAACGTCGATATTCCCTTGCTGTGTTGGTTAGCCCTGGGCTTTGTTGCCGTTCTGTGGTCGGCTCGGAACAATTCGCTGACTGCGAGCGCTGTTGGCGGCATTTCTGCAGCGATGGCGCTGTTAACGAAAGAGCAAGGCATCGGCTTCTTGCTTGCTCTTCCCTTGGTGTGGATCCTGGTGGGTACGGCGCAGCATGGCTCCGGTTCTGTATCGCTGCGGCACGCGCTGCGTCACGGCATCACCGCATTGGTCGCGTTCGTGGTCACCACGTCTATCGTGGCAAACGTGCTGTGGAATCCCTCAGGTTACTTCAACCGTTGGCGCTTTTTGATGGGAACGTTGCCAGCGGAGGTGCGGGATCGGTACGCTCCCTACCAGTTCCTGACTCAAGTGCCTCAGGAGTTTTCTTGGGCTCGCGAAGCTGCGAAGGCGGGCAAAACCGTTGCGGTGGTGGGGCACACGCTCGGACCAGTGGTGTCGCTGCTTGGTTTAGTGGGGTGCTTACTCTGGGCTTGTATGGCTGGCCGGAGCTTCCTTGCGGTGGGTATTACTGCGGTGACCTACTATCTCGTGTCGTTGCGGGCGCTGGAACTGGTACAGGTCAGGTATGCATTGCCAGCCGCTTACCTCGCCAGCCTCACCATTGGCGGCACAGGAGTTCTCTTGGAACGTTTGAACGTCCGCCCGGTCATCTCGGGGGCCATGCTGTTCGTTTGGGGCGCCATGGCGCTGGCTCCTGGTGTGGAAACGGTGCGGTTGCTCTTGCGCGATCCGCGGTATGCGGCTGAGCGGTGGTTTGCGGAGCAATGGCCTGCGCACGGTGTTCGGGCCGAGATTTACCAGCCACTGACCTACCTGCCGAGATTTCCTCAAGGCTGGGAGGTGAGGACAATCCCACTGGAGGACCGGACAAAAGAAAGATTTGCTGAACGTGCGCCAGACTTGATTGTGTTGAGTAGCGGCGGGCGAGCTGGATTGACCGGCACCTATCGGCGCGACTGGCGGCCGGGCGAGGCGTTTTTCCGCGAGTCTCCAGCCAGCATTGAATTCTTCCGCGCGCTGCGGTCTGGCACCTTGGGATATGAATTGTCGGCAACATTTGCGACGCCTACTTGGCTTCAAACTCGTATTCCAAGCTTGAATCCGACAATCAGCGTGTATACGCGAAGAAGCACCCCATGA
- a CDS encoding acyltransferase: MLSGDVLRWLVLKLFLRRIEGWVWFRDNVTIWFPEGVSIGKGSMVGENCFLDGYGGLTIGRNVLIAHNTSLIAEDHGYATRRVPIRFQPKTAAPIIVEDDVWIGCGVRVLKGVRIGTGAIVAAGAVVTRDVPPYAIVGGVPARVLGMRPDDLSEDPAALASAALARHSA, from the coding sequence ATGCTCAGCGGCGATGTTCTCCGCTGGCTGGTGCTGAAACTCTTTCTGCGCCGGATCGAGGGTTGGGTGTGGTTTCGCGACAACGTAACCATATGGTTTCCCGAGGGCGTGAGCATTGGGAAGGGAAGCATGGTCGGGGAAAATTGCTTCTTGGACGGCTATGGCGGGCTGACCATCGGCCGCAACGTGCTGATCGCGCACAACACCTCCCTGATTGCTGAGGATCATGGATACGCGACCCGCCGGGTGCCGATTCGATTTCAACCGAAGACCGCGGCTCCCATCATCGTTGAAGACGACGTTTGGATCGGTTGCGGCGTGCGTGTGTTGAAAGGGGTGCGGATCGGCACGGGAGCGATTGTTGCCGCAGGGGCTGTGGTCACCCGCGATGTTCCCCCATATGCCATCGTAGGCGGGGTGCCTGCACGGGTCTTAGGGATGCGCCCTGACGATCTCAGCGAGGATCCCGCCGCCCTTGCGAGCGCCGCATTGGCACGACATTCTGCGTGA